A DNA window from Pyrus communis chromosome 3, drPyrComm1.1, whole genome shotgun sequence contains the following coding sequences:
- the LOC137729437 gene encoding protein HIRA-like isoform X1 → MISEKPSWIRHEGMQIFSIDVQPGGLRLATGGGDHKVRVWNMKSLGRDLDNEESAQRLLATLRDHFGSVNCVRWAKHGQFLASGSDDQVILIHERKPGSGTTEFGSGEPPDLENWKVSMTLRGHTADVVDLNWSPDDLMLASGSLDNTIHIWNMSNGICTAVLRGHSSLVKGVTWDPIGSFIASQSDDKTVIIWRTSDWSLAHRTDGHWQKSLGSTFFRRLGWSPCGHFITTTHGFQKPRHSAPVLERGEWSATFDFLGHNAPVIVVKFNHSMFRRNISNAQEKAAPIGWTNGASKTGEKEKEPQPYNVIAIGSQDKTITVWTTASPRPLFVAKHFFTQSVVDLSWSPDGYSLFACSLDGSVATFHFDVKELGNRLSDAELDELKRNRYGDVRGRQANLAESPAQLLFEAASAKQASSKKLVLEVQQNETVVKPSTEATVATITSADSLNKVSIPARISSPVKQREYRRPDGRKRIIPEAVGVPLQQENISAGVQTPALDFPSVRSDKNNDDNGLIAADSGIKESSVRGVIGRSTEIKEGHGVTARAMITKSLVIEKVPASTGGDESIAVEQSGNSKASSSAGSSCSTLSIRVFDRKEGEDNVPVFLEARPREHAANDIVGLGNTFIMKETEITCARGLQTLWSDRISGKVTVLAGNANFWAVGCEDGCIQVYTTCGRRAMPTMMVGSAAIFIDCDERWKLFLVTRKGSFYVWDLFKQNCLLHDSLASLVASNPNPSAKDAGVIKVISAKLSRSGSPLVVLATRHAFLFDMGLMCWLRVADDCFPGSNFASSWHSGSTQGGELAALQIDVRKYVARKPGWSRVTDDGVQTRAHLEAQLASSLALKSAKDYCQCLLSYIRFLAREADESRLREVCESFLGPPTGMVDDTTLDLNNSAWDPCVLGMRKHKLLREDILPAMASNRKVQRLLNEFMDLISEYESAETNIEKKIQTSLTAHPPAADEMDSAPSRTNELDVVPAATEKTKSVPASTDQKDSSQLATDTENSAPVAEDKVNPDPPMISQVSVAAQDAGS, encoded by the exons ATGATTTCAGAGAAGCCCAGTTGGATTAGACATGAGGGAATGCAAATTTTCTCCATTGACGTTCAACCTGGTGGACTTAGGCTTGCCACTGGTGGGGGTGATCACAAG GTGCGGGTATGGAATATGAAATCCCTTGGCAGGGATTTGGATAATGAAGAATCAGCCCAGAGGCTACTTGCAACTCTCCGTGATCACTTTGGTTCTGTGAATTGTGTTAGGTGGGCTAAACATGGTCAGTTTCTTGCATCAGGATCTGATGACCAAGTGATTCTAATTCATGAGAGAAAGCCTGGTTCAGGAACCACTGAGTTTGGCAGTGGAGAGCCACCTGACCTTGAAAATTGGAAAGTTTCAATGACTTTGAGAGGGCATACTGCAGATGTG GTGGATCTTAATTGGTCTCCAGATGACTTGATGTTGGCCAGTGGAAGTTTAGATAACACTATACACATCTGGAACATGAGCAATGGTATTTGCACTGCTGTTCTGAGGGGTCACTCTAGCCTGGTTAAAGGAGTTACTTGGGATCCAATTGGCTCCTTCATAGCAAGTCAATCAGATGATAAGACTGTAATTATTTGGCGAACAAGTGACTGGAGCCTTGCTCACAGGACAGACGGCCATTGGCAAAAATCA CTTGGATCCACCTTTTTCAGGCGGCTGGGATGGTCCCCTTGTGGCCACTTCATTACTACCACTCACGGATTCCAGAAACCAAGGCATTCTGCACCTGTTCTAGAGAGAGGGGAATGGTCTGCTACATTTGACTTCTTAGGACATAATGCCCCTGTGATCGTGGTGAAGTTTAACCATTCAATGTTTAGGAGGAATATTTCCAATGCTCAGGAAAAAGCTGCACCCATCGGGTGGACTAATGGGGCTTCAAAGACaggagaaaaagagaaagaaccACAACCTTATAATGTCATTGCTATTGGGAGTCAGGACAAGACTATAACAGTATGGACTACTGCAAGTCCCCGACCTCTCTTTGTAGCAAAGCATTTCTTTACTCAAAGTGTTGTGGATTTATCCTG GAGCCCTGATGGCTATTCACTTTTTGCATGTTCTTTGGATGGTTCGGTGGCAACTTTCCATTTTGATGTTAAAGAACTTGGTAACCGTTTAAGCGATGCTGAACTGGATGAATTGAAGAGAAACCGTTATGGCGATGTTAGAGGTCGGCAAGCAAATTTAGCAGAAAGCCCAGCTCAGTTATTGTTTGAAGCAGCATCTGCTAAGCAAGCCTCAAGCAAAAAACTGGTTCTGGAAGTTCAGCAAAACGAGACAGTTGTAAAACCTTCTACTGAAGCAACGGTTGCAACAATAACTTCTGCAGACAGCTTAAATAAGGTTTCAATACCTGCCAGAATTTCAAGTCCTGTGAAGCAGAGGGAATATAGACGCCCTGATGGTAGAAAGAGGATTATTCCAGAAGCAGTTGGGGTGCCTCTGCAGCAGGAAAATATATCTGCTGGGGTTCAAACCCCGGCACTTGACTTCCCTTCTGTACGTTCTGATAAAAACAATGATGACAATGGATTAATTGCTGCTGATAGTGGCATCAAAGAAAGTTCTGTTAGGGGAGTAATTGGCAGAAGCACTGAAATAAAGGAAGGACATGGGGTTACTGCTAGAGCTATGATTACCAAGAGCCTTGTTATTGAGAAGGTTCCTGCTTCCACAGGTGGAGATGAAAGCATAGCTGTGGAACAGTCAGGTAATTCGAAGGCGTCTAGTTCAGCAGGTTCTTCATGTTCCACTCTTTCAATAAGGGTGTTTGAtaggaaagaaggggaagacaATGTACCAGTTTTCTTGGAAGCTCGACCTCGGGAACATGCTGCAAACGACATCGTTGGCTTGGGAAATACATTTATCATGAAAGAAACAGAAATTACTTGCGCAAGAGGGTTACAGACTCTTTGGTCAGATAGGATATCTGGGAAAGTCACTGTTTTAGCTGGAAATGCAAACTTCTGGGCTGTTGGGTGTGAAGATGGATGCATACAG GTTTACACAACGTGCGGGAGACGTGCTATGCCAACTATGATGGTAGGATCTGCAGCAATATTTATAGATTGTGACGAGCGCTGGAAATTATTTTTGGTGACAAGAAAAGGATCCTTTTATGTATGGGATCTATTCAAGCAGAATTGTCTCCTCCATGACTCATTGGCATCTCTGGTCGcttcaaacccaaacccatCTGCAAAAGATGCAG GTGTGATCAAAGTTATATCAGCAAAGCTATCAAGATCTGGTTCTCCTCTTGTTGTTCTTGCCACTCGCCATGCCTTCCTCTTTGACATGGGCCTGATGTGTTGGCTTAGGGTTGCGGATGACTGCTTTCCTGGGTCAAATTTTGCAAGCTCCTGGCATTCAGGTTCAACTCAGGGTGGTGAGCTGGCTGCTTTGCAGATTGATGTTAGGAAGTATGTGGCCAGAAAGCCAGGTTGGAGCAG GGTGACAGACGATGGGGTGCAGACACGTGCTCACTTGGAGGCTCAGTTGGCTTCCTCGCTAGCTTTAAAGTCAGCTAAAGACTATTGCCAATGCCTTCTATCATATATTCGCTTCCTTGCaag AGAAGCAGATGAGTCTCGTTTACGAGAAGTGTGTGAGAGTTTCCTTGGACCTCCAACTGGGATGGTGGACGATACAACTTTAGATTTAAACAACTCGGCATGGGATCCTTGTGTGCTT GGAATGAGGAAACATAAACTTTTACGAGAAGATATCCTTCCGGCAATGGCTTCAAATAGAAAAGTACAGAGATTGCTTAATGAATTCATGGATCTCATTTCCGAATATGAAAGTGCTGAAACAAATATAGagaaaaagattcaaacttcGCTGACAGCACATCCACCAGCAGCTGATGAAATGGACTCTGCTCCTTCCAGGACAAACGAATTGGACGTTGTCCCTGCAGCAACAGAGAAAACGAAGTCTGTTCCTGCCTCAACTGACCAAAAGGACTCTTCCCAGTTAGCAACAGATACAGAAAATTCTGCTCCAGTAGCCGAAGACAAAGTTAATCCAGATCCGCCAATGATCAGTCAAGTTAGTGTTGCTGCACAAGATGCAGGTTCTTGA
- the LOC137729437 gene encoding protein HIRA-like isoform X2: MLASGSLDNTIHIWNMSNGICTAVLRGHSSLVKGVTWDPIGSFIASQSDDKTVIIWRTSDWSLAHRTDGHWQKSLGSTFFRRLGWSPCGHFITTTHGFQKPRHSAPVLERGEWSATFDFLGHNAPVIVVKFNHSMFRRNISNAQEKAAPIGWTNGASKTGEKEKEPQPYNVIAIGSQDKTITVWTTASPRPLFVAKHFFTQSVVDLSWSPDGYSLFACSLDGSVATFHFDVKELGNRLSDAELDELKRNRYGDVRGRQANLAESPAQLLFEAASAKQASSKKLVLEVQQNETVVKPSTEATVATITSADSLNKVSIPARISSPVKQREYRRPDGRKRIIPEAVGVPLQQENISAGVQTPALDFPSVRSDKNNDDNGLIAADSGIKESSVRGVIGRSTEIKEGHGVTARAMITKSLVIEKVPASTGGDESIAVEQSGNSKASSSAGSSCSTLSIRVFDRKEGEDNVPVFLEARPREHAANDIVGLGNTFIMKETEITCARGLQTLWSDRISGKVTVLAGNANFWAVGCEDGCIQVYTTCGRRAMPTMMVGSAAIFIDCDERWKLFLVTRKGSFYVWDLFKQNCLLHDSLASLVASNPNPSAKDAGVIKVISAKLSRSGSPLVVLATRHAFLFDMGLMCWLRVADDCFPGSNFASSWHSGSTQGGELAALQIDVRKYVARKPGWSRVTDDGVQTRAHLEAQLASSLALKSAKDYCQCLLSYIRFLAREADESRLREVCESFLGPPTGMVDDTTLDLNNSAWDPCVLGMRKHKLLREDILPAMASNRKVQRLLNEFMDLISEYESAETNIEKKIQTSLTAHPPAADEMDSAPSRTNELDVVPAATEKTKSVPASTDQKDSSQLATDTENSAPVAEDKVNPDPPMISQVSVAAQDAGS; the protein is encoded by the exons ATGTTGGCCAGTGGAAGTTTAGATAACACTATACACATCTGGAACATGAGCAATGGTATTTGCACTGCTGTTCTGAGGGGTCACTCTAGCCTGGTTAAAGGAGTTACTTGGGATCCAATTGGCTCCTTCATAGCAAGTCAATCAGATGATAAGACTGTAATTATTTGGCGAACAAGTGACTGGAGCCTTGCTCACAGGACAGACGGCCATTGGCAAAAATCA CTTGGATCCACCTTTTTCAGGCGGCTGGGATGGTCCCCTTGTGGCCACTTCATTACTACCACTCACGGATTCCAGAAACCAAGGCATTCTGCACCTGTTCTAGAGAGAGGGGAATGGTCTGCTACATTTGACTTCTTAGGACATAATGCCCCTGTGATCGTGGTGAAGTTTAACCATTCAATGTTTAGGAGGAATATTTCCAATGCTCAGGAAAAAGCTGCACCCATCGGGTGGACTAATGGGGCTTCAAAGACaggagaaaaagagaaagaaccACAACCTTATAATGTCATTGCTATTGGGAGTCAGGACAAGACTATAACAGTATGGACTACTGCAAGTCCCCGACCTCTCTTTGTAGCAAAGCATTTCTTTACTCAAAGTGTTGTGGATTTATCCTG GAGCCCTGATGGCTATTCACTTTTTGCATGTTCTTTGGATGGTTCGGTGGCAACTTTCCATTTTGATGTTAAAGAACTTGGTAACCGTTTAAGCGATGCTGAACTGGATGAATTGAAGAGAAACCGTTATGGCGATGTTAGAGGTCGGCAAGCAAATTTAGCAGAAAGCCCAGCTCAGTTATTGTTTGAAGCAGCATCTGCTAAGCAAGCCTCAAGCAAAAAACTGGTTCTGGAAGTTCAGCAAAACGAGACAGTTGTAAAACCTTCTACTGAAGCAACGGTTGCAACAATAACTTCTGCAGACAGCTTAAATAAGGTTTCAATACCTGCCAGAATTTCAAGTCCTGTGAAGCAGAGGGAATATAGACGCCCTGATGGTAGAAAGAGGATTATTCCAGAAGCAGTTGGGGTGCCTCTGCAGCAGGAAAATATATCTGCTGGGGTTCAAACCCCGGCACTTGACTTCCCTTCTGTACGTTCTGATAAAAACAATGATGACAATGGATTAATTGCTGCTGATAGTGGCATCAAAGAAAGTTCTGTTAGGGGAGTAATTGGCAGAAGCACTGAAATAAAGGAAGGACATGGGGTTACTGCTAGAGCTATGATTACCAAGAGCCTTGTTATTGAGAAGGTTCCTGCTTCCACAGGTGGAGATGAAAGCATAGCTGTGGAACAGTCAGGTAATTCGAAGGCGTCTAGTTCAGCAGGTTCTTCATGTTCCACTCTTTCAATAAGGGTGTTTGAtaggaaagaaggggaagacaATGTACCAGTTTTCTTGGAAGCTCGACCTCGGGAACATGCTGCAAACGACATCGTTGGCTTGGGAAATACATTTATCATGAAAGAAACAGAAATTACTTGCGCAAGAGGGTTACAGACTCTTTGGTCAGATAGGATATCTGGGAAAGTCACTGTTTTAGCTGGAAATGCAAACTTCTGGGCTGTTGGGTGTGAAGATGGATGCATACAG GTTTACACAACGTGCGGGAGACGTGCTATGCCAACTATGATGGTAGGATCTGCAGCAATATTTATAGATTGTGACGAGCGCTGGAAATTATTTTTGGTGACAAGAAAAGGATCCTTTTATGTATGGGATCTATTCAAGCAGAATTGTCTCCTCCATGACTCATTGGCATCTCTGGTCGcttcaaacccaaacccatCTGCAAAAGATGCAG GTGTGATCAAAGTTATATCAGCAAAGCTATCAAGATCTGGTTCTCCTCTTGTTGTTCTTGCCACTCGCCATGCCTTCCTCTTTGACATGGGCCTGATGTGTTGGCTTAGGGTTGCGGATGACTGCTTTCCTGGGTCAAATTTTGCAAGCTCCTGGCATTCAGGTTCAACTCAGGGTGGTGAGCTGGCTGCTTTGCAGATTGATGTTAGGAAGTATGTGGCCAGAAAGCCAGGTTGGAGCAG GGTGACAGACGATGGGGTGCAGACACGTGCTCACTTGGAGGCTCAGTTGGCTTCCTCGCTAGCTTTAAAGTCAGCTAAAGACTATTGCCAATGCCTTCTATCATATATTCGCTTCCTTGCaag AGAAGCAGATGAGTCTCGTTTACGAGAAGTGTGTGAGAGTTTCCTTGGACCTCCAACTGGGATGGTGGACGATACAACTTTAGATTTAAACAACTCGGCATGGGATCCTTGTGTGCTT GGAATGAGGAAACATAAACTTTTACGAGAAGATATCCTTCCGGCAATGGCTTCAAATAGAAAAGTACAGAGATTGCTTAATGAATTCATGGATCTCATTTCCGAATATGAAAGTGCTGAAACAAATATAGagaaaaagattcaaacttcGCTGACAGCACATCCACCAGCAGCTGATGAAATGGACTCTGCTCCTTCCAGGACAAACGAATTGGACGTTGTCCCTGCAGCAACAGAGAAAACGAAGTCTGTTCCTGCCTCAACTGACCAAAAGGACTCTTCCCAGTTAGCAACAGATACAGAAAATTCTGCTCCAGTAGCCGAAGACAAAGTTAATCCAGATCCGCCAATGATCAGTCAAGTTAGTGTTGCTGCACAAGATGCAGGTTCTTGA